The genomic DNA TTCACGTTCCTCGAGCATGAACGCATCATGACACACTGATTTgacggttctctctctctctctctcgttggcAGACTACGCTGAACCGGACGTGCTGGTGGTGGGGCAAAAGCTGGGTTCAACCTTCCGTCCAACGATGGAGGACGGCTACACCGTCCCCTTCATCCTGAATCACTACGACACCCCTGGCAAAATCCCAGAGTACGCCGAACCTCTGCCTCCTGAGCCCGAGTACGCCACCCCTTTCACTGAGCAGTCGTCGGAGACGCTGCACAACAAGCACCGTCGACCGCTTAATCCGCGGACAAACGCGGGGCAACCTCAGTACGACAGTCCCGCTCAGAGACTGCCCTCCAATAGCTACTCTTCTCCGCTCAGCGCCGGCCCGATGTGCCAAGTCACTACGATATACGTCGAACCCGAACCGGTGGATCCGCTCCTCCAGCACATCTACCACGAGCCCCTATGAGCGCGTACGCCAAACGCGGGGCTGGGGGTACAacgagaggggtttttttgagtATTGACTTTCCATGCCGTGGCCGCTGCGGAAGATAGTATGGGAGCGCTTCACTGTTACCACCCAGCTTTCAAACGCTGTTCGTTGAACAAAGAGCAGAGGGAACTTTGTATGAGGGCGTGTGAGTTCACCAAGTCGTTTAGGATAACGTCGCTGAAGGACAAACCGCGTTTTTGTGCAGACCAACCAAGTAACTCTGAAAGCAGGCACTTAATAAAAGTCTTGACTCTACAACAGCATTCATCAAGAAATATGAACTGACTGGTGCTTGAATGAGTTTTATTAGATTAAAGCATGGAGCGGACCAACGGAAGGAAAGCAGATGATATCAGCATGGGAGAGATTTTCTGTGAGAGCTGTGATAAGTTGTGAACCACTGATCCTATATGCAGATATATTTATCTGTAATGTATCCTCTGTGTCTTTGCCAATTCGAAAACTAATCATTCCGGACCCTTTGAATCGGTGTTTCACAATAAACTTTGAAGTTATCTGGATAACTTCAGTAAATATACATTCGAAAGTTAAGATTGTCCAGTtggataaaatacaaaacaatatgcCTATGTGGTAACCCTGTACTTTTATGTGAATGTTGATTGAAGTGATCCTGATGCTTTGTGTCAGTTAACATTGTGAAACAGCCCACTGATTGTGAGTCTATGCATCACTGATCATTGTGGTCATTAAGTATTCTCATgtatttttactctttttacCGCTGTAAAATAAAGTTTAATGTTTTGACAAACACTTTTCAAAGCAACTTCACCAACTGTAGCTCCGAAAATTTCATTAACTTATCAAATGTAAATCAGATTGAAATGATTTGATAGGTTTTGAGTAACAGCGCTTAGATCTTTGCCTTTCATTTATTTAGACCACTAATAAGCCCCCAAAAAACTTCCATGCTTGTATTTCTTACACCTTACAGGATGATCATTACACCCAAAAATGAGTTGTGTTTTACTGACCTCTAGTGGCTAATATGAATATTGCTGTCACCTTCAACTGAAGAGAGAACTTCATCTTTACGATGACAAGGACTTCTAACACTGCAGCAATAGTTTCTTTTGAATGCACAAATATTTAACATGCTGATATCATTAAGCATTAAAGATTAAATGtatcaattcatttttataaaaaaaaaaaaaaaaaccctaaaaaaccATAAAACCCATTGTGCTGATTTCACTGCCATCGTGGCTTGACCACAGAGCACACCCTACATTTATGACTCTGGTGACTGTGTATATGGTGTTTGGAGATGGCCCACACAAAGTTGTACATTTTCAGTCCTGTTACTAAAACTCTTTAAACTACTTAGCTCGTGACCTGCGAGCAGACTTTAAGGATCATTTGTGCTGTAAGCGTCCTAGCTCTAAATCATAAAATAGCTGGAGATAAACGATCACATAGTCAATTATCTCTCAATAAGTAAATATTGAATCTTTCAGTTAGAGAACAGGTCCGCTTCAAGATAGCTGGCAGGCATGTTATAAAGTCTATTAAAACGTCAAGATGAAGCATAGAATGTCATACACATTAACAGCACTACCTGGATTAAACAACTGTTCTTGAGTTCCTATTCCACTTCACACTACTTTGTCTCAGTACTGTTATTCGCGAAAAggaaatgtgtgtctgtgtaactaTTTGACTAAAAATATCTTGAGCCCCTCCCTGCTAACTCATCAATGTCAATTGTTCAGTTGTTGTCAACCTCCTGTTTGAAAATGGCtcaagtctgaaaaaaaaaagtaataaaggAAGTCATAAATTATCAAACAAATGTTGCAAGCAGGCCTTCAGTAAAAGCATCCTGTAAAAGTTTTACAGTGACCAAATATATTATTATAGTtatttcagtttgaaaatgGGAGAGCCACATTTTTGTTCATGCTTTGGTTTAATGTTGCTAGTTAACTCAGAGATGTCTTGTTCCATGAACCAATTATTACCTTTCCTTTTTGTAGACAATCCAAACCTAACATTGTAAAGCAAGAGTCAACAAAGGGCATAAATCAGCCCTTTAAAACCTTCATCACAGTCAAAACTCTTTGCAAACCTCTTCATCTCACCCACACCAAGAGAGCAGGCACGATGTGGGCTAGTTGCAACAGGAAATTCTGGGCATGTCTTGATATGATGTAGCTGAattaggctctctctctctctctctctctctctctctctctctctctctcactctctttccctctctggtTCTGTCCCTTACCCAAACTCCACCTTCTTTCGAGTATGAACAAGCgtagataacaaaaaaaagcagatctAAAGTGGAAAGCCCCACCccttatacacactcatacagaaaTGCACGACTCATTGAGTCTGTTATGCTCTGGCATATCTGAGGAGCACAAATAATTCAGGaaggtaaagaaaagaaaaaaaaaaaaacccaaggttTAAGAGCTGTGAACTTACCTCTGAACAAACTCTGTCTGAAAACCCAGAAAACAGACttggggaaaggaaaaaaatagacTCAAGACTACTGTCAGGGGGTTGGAGGTATTTCTTGGCTGCGGCTCTCAGAGGGATCCCGGTGGAGCAACTCCCTTCCTCTGCTTCCTACTGTGAATAATCAGCCTTTCGGACTAGCCGTCCAGCGGTCCCGTCCTACGGGGGCCTTCCGCTGCCCGGACTCTTAACGGCAATCATGGATctaactctatggcaataccaGTTCCGCATCATCATGCTGGGGGACTCCACTGTGGGCAAGTCCTCAATGTTAAAACGGTACACAGAGGACCTGTTTATGGAGTGCATCAATGAGACGGTCGGTGTGGACTTCTACGTACATTTCCTGGAGGTGGAACCCGGTGTGAGAATCAAGCTGCAGTTCTGGGACACAGCTGGCCAGGAAAGATTCAGGTATAACAAATCTTTTTGACAGCTCTTAACGTCAACATCAAATAACATTTAAGGGAACTCAGGGCCCGTTCCCTAGTATTTATGGACGCtgttcacaaacacatgttCATTTGTATAAATTTACATACTTTTGGTTAGTTACTCACCGTGGTGgacaaatgaaatgtcatttcagaCTGCTGTATCatcacagtcaaaaaaaaaaaaaacccaagataTTGCAAAACCACGATGCCTCATCATTGACCCTGGTGTGAGTTTTACAAATCAAACACCATGTGACCTCTGTGTCTAAGCAATTACAACCTCACACAATAGTGAAATTACTTGAACAAGTGTGGTTCGAGAGCCTCCCTCCGCTGAATGCAAATGTAACCGTGTAAGAACTAGTAGCAAAAGTTTTATGTTTATACAAAACCCAATGTGGACAAAGTATGTTGTAACCCCATTTTGCAACCCACTTccaatgacattaaaaagtgTGCAGTACATGTCTGTACAAGAACTGAAAAAACACATCTTTGACTACATTTGGGTTTTCTCGAATGCCACAGGCAAGCGGCTGCCATTTGACTAACGTTTCTCATTTCCCATAAGACTTTTATCAGCAATCCTCATACTCTCCTTCATTACAGCACTGAGCAAATTAATGACAAGTATAGATCCAGTGGTGTAACAAGTCATGTGTTGATATACTCATGATATCAGAGGAGGTTTCAATTCCCAGTATTATATGAAGTACTAGCGGAGCGCACTCAGACTTAATGCAACCTCAGTGGTGCCTTGCTCAGACTGTAGGTTAGCGGCTCAACACCACTATCTGTGCTCAGGGCGTTTTTGGAGCCACTTCAGTAATTAAGCATCATGTGCAAGCACCTACAGCCTACTGTCAATAAGATGATCAGAGCTATGATCTGCCCAAAATGATCAGCAACAACTGTTATGGCAGCCTCTTAATAACCACAACACAGCAGGCCATTAACATAACCATAATATAGGTTCAGTGAGCAATTAATATAACCACAATATtggaaaaatattcaaaacataaatgaacatctaatcaaataaaatcacaaTTAACTGAATTTTAGGGTGTTAATTAAGTGGCtaattattgttttgtattataattaattatttaacttGACGTTAGTAATTTTGAACACACCTACGGAGGAAATGGCGCAACAGACAAAGGTGTTGGAAAATCATGTTAGCGGAGGGCAAGAAAGGCATGAGAGCGGCTCGGCACTTGACCTTGTCGACACAATTGTTGAATTTACGTCACTTAATGACACGGTGAACTCAGCCATTGAAACAGGGCAGTGAAATGTGTATGGAAAATACTTTAAAAGAGAACATTTGAACGCATTTGAAAAGCTTAAAACTCCCAGGGTATAATTGTAAGAATAGTATAACTGGTAAATGAATCATCATAGGGGCAGAGTTGCAAATGATGTATGACACTTACTCATGGTTAAACGTGTAAAACATGACCCAGATCTCACAACTGAAATCTATGTTTTTCCCTATTctgctttttgtctttgtggCAGGTCAGTGACTCGTTCCTACTACCGTAACTCTGTCGGCGGTCTGTTGGTATTTGACTTGGGAAACCGTGCCTCTTTTGAACACATTCGAGAATGGCACGCAGAGGTGTGTGCAAGGGTACAGCCTCACGTGGTGCTCTTTGTACTCGTGGGTCACAAAACTGACTGTATCAGTGCGGGTGGGCGAGCGGTGACCAGGGATGAGGCTGAAAAGCTCGCTAGCAAGCTGGGGGCTCCATACATCGAAGCCTCGTCGAAGACCGGCCACAACGTGGTTGCTGCTTTTGAGCTGCTCACCCGTCGAGTGTACCAAGGTTTGCTGAGTGGAGAAATACAGTTACGTGAAGGCTGGGACGGAGTCAAAAGCTCAGCTCCACGAGCCCTACTACAACAGCAGGCCCAGCAAGGTCAGCAAAATAAAGACAGTAAGCGCTGTGCCTGTTAGATTGCACGTACACTGGACCATCAAGAGAACACAGAGCAAAGTCTTCTGAGAAACCAGGACTTCTGCTCGACGCTAAAAAGCACTCTTACATGTGCACAAAGTTTCCCTAAATAACTTCAtagataccaaaaaaaaaaaaaaaggaagaaaaaaaaaattaggagtTTCTTCTAGAAGTAGGTTGTAATGCTGTAAGTTCACATGGAAGAACTGCAACAAGCTTGACCTATGCACTACGTCCAGACCCTTTTTAATAATTTGCTTATTGAATTAAATTGTCCACAGTAGTTTCTGACAAAAGTACATGGCCTCCAGATGTCCTTGAGAATATTTGAActcttaaaaatgtaaaaatgactgtTGCGATTGTCCGGTTGAACATGCAGCTGACGGCAGCTGAGAGGTTATGTTGTATTAAACACCTTTAAACTCAGTGGGATCAAATATAAAGCATGCCTTTGTGTTCCTGCTGTTTTCTCAGCTAACAAGTGACTCGGGACTGTATGAATGACTAGATTTGCACATGAACATTTCAATGTCCTACATTCCATTTCTGACAATTTAACTCTGATACTCAGAACAAATAAACTCAAGGTGAAATCCAAGTCTTGTATTTATtcatgaaaaaagcaaaacaaaatacaagatacagtaaaacactgtgttacATGGTGAAAAGTATTGCCCCTTCCCCTCCCAGAAAACCTCATTTCAACCCAAGTACACTGCAGAGTGGCTATACATATATGCCATACCTCACAATTAATCCCCTCACCTTGATTAATATCAGGCTTTATACAGTCAGAAAACACCTATGAAGGATAATAAATGTATCATTTCTGATGGACAAGGAACGTGATAACAAAAGGGATCCTTCTCCAGCAGAGGACAGTAAATTAAACAGCAGAGAACACTGCTGAGAACCTAAAGAAATGGCATACACACATCTAGAAAGCCTTCATATTTCTATAAGAGATTAATATGATTGATGTGACAAAATCCTACGACACTGAGCACAATGGAACACACGACAGCAAGGACACAGGCCAAGTCGCTACAGCGTGACAGTCCTTAGTGGTATTACCACCTGTACAGAAACATCAACATATGGGAGCCGAACAGCTTCCAACCAAATGGATCGTGAAAAGGAACTTGTTATTGCAAGTCATGGTGAGGAGGGAGAAGCTAAAAAAACCCAGTGACAGATCATTGATTTGCTTCATCCGACTTGACATCTCCATTTGAACAACATGGGGCTTCAGTTATGCAGAAAAGtatgacaaataaaatgaacCAGAGCAAATATACAGCACAGATACTTGAAGTCAACACTCACTAAAAGTGGTAGACGTTGAATTTGAACAGGTTTTTATCAAAAATgagatgtgaaagagagaaagggtggtTAATGGTACAGACACAACAGAAATGAAGACGCATTCCAGTCGACAGTGAACActtgtttcctcttttgttttgtgaactacacacacacacacacacacacacacaatctgcaTGATGCGATCTGCTGTAACTCTTTATAGTCTTACTCTTACCCTTCCCCAAGCCccaaatttgagagagagagaacagaaaagaaactttAATAAAAGGTGTTTGGCGGGTGTCGGGGGTTCAAAATCTTGCTATTTTTTGGTCGTTTTACGGATCAGTGCCATTctctgaaatgagaaagagtCAGTTAGCTAAATGATCTTTAATGCTTTTTAATACACAAAGAAGGttcgtttttttcttcagagtaGGCAGTACATTGTTTACTAAAAGCAGTGATTAGATAATCATTCTAAACCAAAAATAagttgcaaaacaaaacaaaacaaaacaaaaaaaacaccatggtAGTTCAGGATGGTTACCTCTTGTGAGAGGAAGAAACAATGAGCACAAATGAGACTGACCTGTTTGTGGGCCTCTGTGGTGCATGCCTTCTTATACGGCCGAATCTCATCAGAGCCGAAGCCAGGGATCCACATGTTCCACTGGCGTTCTGGGGAAGAGCACGGCACAGACATAAGCAACACCATTACAATTTACACCAAGCATATTACAGTCAGAAACTCACAGGGCTCAGCACGTTCAAGTTCCTGTGTGGGTGTGACTTGTGCATAAACACTGAAGTTCAAAGAAGATAtttgtggtgaaaaaaatgaatgagagacgGCTGGGAATAgtattgtaaaataataaactCTCTGTTCGTAAGAAGTATAATGAATGGCCAATATGTTTGTAACAAGGGACTCGTAAATTTAACAAACTGTCAAACATAACAAGGCAGTTTCCACACTGTGGACCTGAACTGATGACACAGTGCCAACGCATCACCCACCCAGGTGTAACTGGACATCCTTCACCTCCAAAGTGTTGGACTTCCTGTGGCGAGCCAGCTGGCAGGCGGCTGTGACGACGCTCTCAATGAAGTCGTCAGCAATCTGCAGCAGCATCTGAGGAGGAACAACAATCCCATCAACTTACTACACAACCATCTCACCATTACTCACCCCTTCACTCAGCGTCCCATGACAAcggggttttttggtttgtttttttttttaaatatagcgAGTTCCGTGCGTATGAATGGGCTCTATTCTAGTTGGCGCTATATCGTGCGCTGCAACAGAGTAAGACGTACTTCTTCCACGTCCTCGTCCAGTTGTTCATTCGGGTCAATTTCTCTCACCAAATCCTGCAGTTTTTTCTTACTCAACacctgaagaagagagagaggctgtcaGTGTAACTCGTACTGGCGATGCTTAGCGTTCATAAAACTCACAAGAGCAGCAATAACAGCAGGCTCCTTAACAATAAGTAATAGACTAATAAACCATGTTTAACAGGAGAGCGTGCAGGAATATTCTAGCTTTTCTCGCGAAATAAATACATGGTTTggacttcataaaaaaaaaaaaaaaaaaaaagtttattaaaaaaagatgatttcAAGAGCCAGCATAGAGCCGCTGGAATGGACAGATCACAGATCCGTCTGTTACGGCTCACCTGGGTTCCCTCGGGGCTCAGTCTCCCAGCTGGTGTACCCAGGATCTTTCCTGGGCCTGTCGTGCTGTTTGCCATGCTGGCGGCGAGGGGTGGGACAGACAAAGGTTCTGCTTTGACAGCGCTAAAGAAATTGGAGTGGCTAGTCTGCGGCTGATACTGGGTCATACTAATTCAGACCAAGAATGTCAATCATGTGCCTCTTCGGAACCGGAGGCTGCACCTTTGGGTCAGGTTAGCTCAGCTCTTCAACTGCAAGGAAACAGACAGTTACTGCAAAGAATCTGACTTACGCCACAATCACTCAGCTtaagaaaaaacaaccaaaaaattACGGGCACTACAATAAAGCAATCTAAAGGAGTAGCAAGATGAACAGGGTCTTTCCACTGGAGGGTATGATGCTACAAACGTGCGTTTAAGAACCATTTTACAGTATTTGAGAGAATCAATATGAGCGTGGTTCTTAGCATATTAATATATTGACTGTCAGATTCGCAGTAAACAAATGGACTGGCTGGTTACACAAACGTAATGTAACAGTTACGAAACAGTTTCTGACTTATTTACCGATCGGTGGTACTAATAAATGCACCCTCCAAAATTTGCCTCCAGACACTGACCAACACCTCGAGATTTTCTTTAATTAGATTATCGACATAAATCTTGCCAATTATCGTGGCGTGCaaagatgtaaaaacaaacaaacaatcaaagcaaaacaccacaaaaaaaaacgcaaccACTTGCTTTCGTAACTGGTAAACTTTGACAGGACAAACGGCAACGAAGGGAACATGAAGATATACTGTATGTCAAACATAGCGACAGAATGACCCTCAAACTACCTAGCTTATGTCACTGTAGTATTAACTGGTAGCCAATTTTTTCAACTCTCCAtgcatttgtttacattttagcTTGGTGCAACTTACTAAGACCACGGATGCTAAGTGTAGTAGAACGCTAACGGACGAATAAGTTCATCAACGATTCGATAAAAACGCAAGGAAGTCAGATATGTTCTTTTGGTTTAAATGTGAACTGAACTGACATCAGGCTAAAGCATCGCAACTCCCGCGTTTTACTCAATTATAGCAGACTCGCTAGCCAACAACCTATGCTATCCGTGTACCTTATTAGCTAACACTCTGATCTGTTAGCGAGATTGGCAATCTGTCTTTGccttgttttgttgtaatcaGCGCTCGCAATCACTAAATCCAAATTATAATTTACCTGAAAAGTGGGTATATTATCTCCCCATTTTTACACCTTTTTGCTTTCAGCCCTGCCGAAGTAACAGTAAGCGTTCCTCAGTTGTCTCTTACAACTGCCTCTGGGtcttttttgttcagtttccgGGTCACGGAAAGGGGCTGGCGTTCACCCGCCGTTCGTTCAGTGTAATGAACAGTCTGTACCAATGGAATAAACAACACTGTTGATATTATAAACcataattaaatataaatctgCACTTAAATCAAGATCTACTACAACCAACAGCATCGCCGaggaaacaacacacacaaccagcgAGATAATGTTGAACTAATCGCACTGAAAAAACGAGTCTGTTATTGGGCAATTTTTTTCATAGTTCAGAGAGTGTAAAAGGAAGCACCACATGGCAACAACGGGAACCCTTATAGTAGTGTCAACTGAATGGAGTTTCAGCCCAGTTCTAgattgtctttgtttgtttgtctgttcgtTTTTTgctttcgtttgtttttttaaatcaagcaaCGAAGACAGAAACAGcagattaataaaataattagaCCTATTGTAATTCGGGAACCAAAAATAGGAATACTGATTGCttatgcaatgtgtgtgtgtgtgcgcg from Chanos chanos chromosome 8, fChaCha1.1, whole genome shotgun sequence includes the following:
- the rab42b gene encoding ras-related protein Rab-39B — translated: MDLTLWQYQFRIIMLGDSTVGKSSMLKRYTEDLFMECINETVGVDFYVHFLEVEPGVRIKLQFWDTAGQERFRSVTRSYYRNSVGGLLVFDLGNRASFEHIREWHAEVCARVQPHVVLFVLVGHKTDCISAGGRAVTRDEAEKLASKLGAPYIEASSKTGHNVVAAFELLTRRVYQGLLSGEIQLREGWDGVKSSAPRALLQQQAQQGQQNKDSKRCAC
- the taf12 gene encoding transcription initiation factor TFIID subunit 12, yielding MTQYQPQTSHSNFFSAVKAEPLSVPPLAASMANSTTGPGKILGTPAGRLSPEGTQVLSKKKLQDLVREIDPNEQLDEDVEEMLLQIADDFIESVVTAACQLARHRKSNTLEVKDVQLHLERQWNMWIPGFGSDEIRPYKKACTTEAHKQRMALIRKTTKK